The genomic window CCAGGAGCAGGAAGTTGCGGTGGCATGTTTACAGCCAACACGATGTCAGCCGCTATTGAAACATTGGGATTGAGTTTGCCTTACAGCTCAACGATGGCTGCAGAGGATGAGGAAAAAGCAAATAGCGCAGCCCGTAGTGCTGAAGTGCTTGTGGATGCCATTAAGGCAAATATCTGTCCCCGCGATCTACTCACCAAGAACGCATTTGAAAACGCGATTAGCGTTGTCATGGCAGTGGGCGGCTCCACCAATGCAGTTCTGCATCTGCTTGCGATTGCCCGTAGCGCAGGCGTAGACCTTTGCATCGATGACTTCGAGCGCATCCGCCAGCGTGTACCGGTGATTTGTGATCTAAAACCCAGCGGCCGTTACGTGACTGTTGATTTGCATAACGCAGGCGGCATTCCCCAAGTGATGAAACAGTTGCTTGATGCAGGCTTACTTCATGGAGACTGCCGCAATGTGGAAGGTAAAACCTTGAGAGAACTGCTCAAGGATGTGCCATCCGAGCCTTCAGCAGAGCAAGACGTCATTCATCCCCTCTCGAAACCGGTCTATGCCAAGGGGCACCTGGCGATCCTTAAAGGCAATCTGGCCAGCGAAGGATGCGTGGCCAAGATAAGCGGGATCAAAACCCCAGTACTTACTGGACCTGCAAGGGTTTTTGAAAGCGAGGAGGCCTGCCTTGCTGCCATTCTCAACAACAAGGTGAAGGCGGGAGATGTCGTCGTCATACGTAACGAAGGCCCGGTTGGCGGGCCTGGAATGCGAGAGATGCTTGCTCCTACATCTGCCATCGTCGGTGAAGACCTTGGCGACAAGGTGGCCTTAATCACAGATGGACGCTTCAGCGGAGGTACCTATGGTTTGGTGGTGGGCCATGTGGCACCGGAAGCAGCCGTAGGCGGCATGATTGGCCTTGTGCAGGAAGGCGACAGCATCACCATCGATGCCAATCAACTGCTGATCCAACTCAATGTCGAGAAGGATGAATTGGAGCGTCGCTCCAGCGCATGGGAAAAAACACAGCCGCGTTATCAAACAGGAGTTCTCGGTAAATACGCCCGAATGGTGAGTAGCGCCAGCAATGGTGCTGTCACCGACCAGCCCTGAACTCTGATCAACTAGCTCTGCTCAGGCAAAACCAGCAGTGCTCTCAACCTACGAGCGAACGCTTCCAATGGTGCTCCATCCTCAGGCGGCTGACAGCGTTGGCCACTGTTGCCATCCATCCACACGGGATGCTGTCCTTGCCAAAGCATTGGACGGTCAGGCAATTCACACCAAGTCAACATCAGATTTAGATCGTTGCCGCTGCGATAGATCTCAAGTTCAAGGTCATGCTCTGGAAGGCGGTCACCTTCTCGGTTTCGGCATTCAATACGAACAATGAGATCAACAGATTGAGCCGATATTAGATCGAGCGTAGATCCAGGCTTCTGATCATCGACATCAGCAACATCTGTGAGCACAACAGCATGAAGCCAGGGCTTTAAACAGACATCAGCCGCTGAGGCCACGAGGACCGACCAATTTTGCGCAGTCTGTTGGATTTCATTGCCTGTCAAGGCTCTTAGCTGAATCTAGGAGGTGAAAAAATCTTAGGCTATTTCTAAGCAAGATTTGACGATTGAAAGGAAGTCAATCACTATGCTGAATTGATGATCTATCCCTAATGGATTCAATAATACATTTGATTAGGGCCTGAATTTGATTAGGTAAATAAATACCAAATCCTCTGAATGTATATGGCCATTTTGAAGACTAAAAAATTTGCAATGAATCAGTGAATTGCTTTGATCGAGCGCAGTAAAACTCGAATTGGGCCAGGGCGGAATTCTGGGTTTAGTTCTCCTGGCTGACCAAATTTAGAATGCAATAATTGCACTTGGTTGATACTTGATGCATCAAAGCGAATCAAGCGCAGAGGCATAGCCAAAGGCTGGGCAAGCACCGTAGGTTTCAGTGTGCTGAATGGGATCTCAATGGATGTAGTACCAGAAGTCTTAGTCGGCAACTGAGCGACCCATCGCAAACCACCATAAAAACGCTCAGTGAGGCCAAAGAGCCCACTACGAGAGCCGAGTGCAAGCTTTAGGGTGCGACCGTCTCCATTCACCTCCACCTGTAAGGCTCGATAGCTGGAAAGATCAAGAGGGGGGGTCAAAAGGGGTGAACGGCAACTGACAAAGCCACCATCCTGTTCAACAAGTTCTCCTTCTAGGATCAGGCCCTCGGAGGTCACTCGACAGGCAGCTTGGCTGGATCCGCCCATAATTGTGTCGTTCAAGCTAGACCAGGAGTTGAAGTCGTTCAGTTGAACCTGAACAGAGGCTTCGGGCATTAGATCCATGATTTGCCAACAATCTATTTACCTTATAGTTTTTCTCTTGGCTCATCATTCATTTCTTTAAGGTTAGACATTGATCCTTGAGAGAATTGCATTATTGAGATATCGATGAAATGCCTGAGCATTAAATACTTCTTAAAAAAACTGCTCTAAGGCGGGCTTTGGCTGATTAGCGGAGGTTTCTTAATAGCAAGGACCCAATGATGTACAACCAGGCTGTGTATCGAATTCGTGATTATCCCCTCCGGTTTGACTGTCTGGGCCGAGAGGGCAATCTGGACCTGAGAACATCCCATCAGGACACTGGTGATCGTGCTTCCGCTGAGCACGGCGTTCTTTATGGGCTTCACGCTGTGCTGGTCGGTCTGCTTTTGCGCCTCCAGAAATTTGGGAAAACTGATCAAGAGTTCGTAATTTGTTTGTTATTGGTTTCAAGTGGTAGCGAGGTTGTTGATTCCTTCAGCAAACACACCATTTCTAAAAAGTTGGTCCATACGATATCTAAATTCATTGTCTCTTTTGAGGTTAATCACGATATCTAGGATAACTCTAAAGAATGAAATTAATACTTTAAGTGGTTATTTTAGTTGAATATTTAGTTGAACTCCTTGCGAAACACCCTAGGCTGGACTGATTGCGTAGATGAGATATTTCACCTGCTCACGGATCAATTGCGCCAGTCAAAGGCTGGCTAAAGTAGCTACAACTGTAAGAAATCATTGTTGCAACCAAGTTGCAATAAAGCCTTAAGAATACTGACCTTGATGTCTTTAACATTTTTAGATGTAAGTAAAGTCATTGATCTGCAATTAATGCTGAATTTATATTTGTAGATATTGGAAGATAATGCAAGCAATAATGAACAAGAACACTTCTCAAGAGTGCATCATTATCCGAGTAAGGCGGCCTCATCTGCCAAGACCAAAATCGGTGAACGAGGTTGAACCAAGCGGGCAGGCGTGCGTTCAGCTGATTCAGCAGAATCTAATAAGCGCTTCAGGGCAACCTGCTTCCCTACACCACTCACAAGAAAGATCACTTCGCGTGCAGAGCTGAGCACCGGTGCGGTGAGAGTGATTCTTTCTAAACCTTTCCCTTTACCGACAGTAGCCCAGCGATCAACAACGGCGGGGGCATCCGTTCCTGGAAAAAGAGAGGCTGTATGGCCATCTTCACCAAGTCCTAAAACCATTAGATCAAACACCGGCGGATCACCTGCACAGGTTTCCTGCACGAGCTTCGCGTAGGCCTCGGCACTGGCCTCAGGGTTTGGCAGCTCCACCGTTGGCACGGGATGAAACGCAGCCTGCGATCCTGGGCCTTCAGCAAGAAGTGTCGTACGAAGCATGCGGGCGTTACTGGCGTCATCCCTGGCATCAACCCAGCGCTCATCCCCCAGAAAAACATCAACACGATCCCAGGGCAGTCGCTCCTGACCAAGCAACCTATAAGCAATAGCGGGAGTGCTCCCTCCCGAGAGAGCGATCTGAACGCGATCACGCTGATCAAGTACCAGATCAATATGAGATGCGAGCTTCTGGGCGGCGCGACGTGCCAGATCCTCAGGGTCGCTCGCTCGCTCAACTTTGTAGGTCGTCATCACGATCTCCTCAGTCCAGCCACTCAGTATGGAAGGTTCCTTCTTTGTCAACCCGCTGGTAGGTATGTGAGCCGAAGCAATCGCGCATGGCCTGCACCAAATTCTGTGGTAATCGTGCCGTGCGATAGCTATTGATGTAATCGAGCGTGCTGCTGAAGCAAGGCACTGGGATACCGGCTTCAGCTGCGCCGGCTACCACCTTTGCTAGGCCCGGCAGGCGACGGTTCACTTGCTCAGCGAACCAAGGATCGATCAACAAGTTGGAAAGCTGAGGGTCAGCATTAAAGGCATCCTGGATGCGCTTCAGCAGACGGGACCTGATGATGCAGCCACCCTTCCAAATCTGCGCGATGGAGGGCAAATGCAAGTTGTAGTTGTATTCAGCAGAAGCTATACGCAGTAGCTCCATGCCCTGCGCGTAACTAGCCATGCAAGACAACACGACGGCGTCCATGAGCGGTGCCATGCCATCTGCGGAACTACCAAGATCAAATGGTTTGATCGCTGACCCATGCAAAATCTGCTCAGCGGTAATTCTTTGAGGCTTCATTGAGCTCATCACACGGCCATTTAGAGAGGCGTAAATGGTTGGCACTGAAGCTCCTAACTCCAAGGCACTGACAACGGTCCATAGACCAGTTCCCTTCTGGCCTGCCTGATCCATAATTTTCTCAACAAGGTCACTTCCATCGTCAGGATCCTTGGTGCGCAAACATACTTCGGTGATCTCAACCAGATAAGAAGAGAGCTCTTCTGTGGCATTCCATTGCGCCAAGACATCAGCCATCTGGGTACCGGTCATGCCACCAACACGCTTCATCAGGTCATAGGCCTCAGCAAGAATCTGCTCAATGCCGTACTCGATCCCGTTGTGGACGGTTTTAACGAAATGCCCAGAACCTCCAGGACCGATGTAGGTCACACAGGGACCATCCTCAACTTGGGCAGCCATCTTGCAAACAAGGCTCTCAATCGCCTCATAGGAGGTTTTTGTTCCGCCTGGCATCATGCTCGGCCCTTCAAGTGCACCCTTAGCCCCACCGGAGACACCCATCCCGATATATCCAAAGCTTTTGCTCTCTAACTCGGCGACACGTCGCTCGGTATCACGAAATTCGGAATTTCCACCATCGATGAGTAGATCACCTTCCTGCAGATAAGGGGAGATCTGTTCAATAACAGCATCAATAGCCGAACCTGCCTTGATCATCATCAGAATTCGACGGGGTCGTTCGAGCTTGTCGACGAAATCTTGAAGGTCCTTGGCACCCTGAATGGCTTTATCAGACCCAAGCCCTTTAAGGAACTCCTCTGTTTTGGCGTAGGTGCGGTTGTAAACGACACTAGAAAAACCATTGCGCTCTGCATTGAGCACAAGGTTTTCGCCCATCACGCCAAGACCGATCAAACCGAAATGTGCCTTGGACATCGCCAGTGAAACGATCAACTGGCGTCAGTGTGACCACAGCAACTCCAATCTGCTGTGATCTGTACGGCTATGTCAGGGTTGAACCATCCTCGCTGTAGATAAGAAACCGTAGAGATCATTACCAAAATTTCCCAAAAAACTACTTGGATCTTGTGTTGATTCAGCCTCGGGCAGGATCAAATCACGGTGCCATCAGAAATGGTGGCATTTTTGACCACTACCACGATCCCATTGCGGATGTAGAAGCCCTCATCAGCACGATCGGCTTCCTCAACGTGATCCTTGTTGACGATCGTGACGTTGTTGCCGATGCGTGTGTTCTTGTCGAGGATCGCACCCTTCACGGTGGTGCCTTGGCCAACGCCGAGCGGGATGCCTCCTCCTTGCCTTAGAAGAGTGCGTTCCTCGGATGATTCATAGAAATCAGAGCCCATCACCAGGGAATCTTGCAGGACCACATCGCTCTCAACTCGGCTTCGCACACCAAGGACGCAATGATGAATACTGCAGGATTTGAGGATGGATCCCTCTCCAATAATTGATTCCGTGATTTGCGCATCGACCAGTTTTGTTGGCGGTAGATAACGGGGTCTTGTATAGATCGGGAACTTCTCGTCATAGAAACTGAAAGGTGGATTGGGCTGCTGGGTGAGAGCCAAATTTGCCTCATAAAAAGCTCCTATCGTGCCGATGTCTTCCCAGTACTCATCGAACACATAGCTTTGAAGCCGGTCACCTCGAGCTAGGGCCTCAGGAATCACCTCCTTGCCGAAATCCTTGTGAGAAGGGTTCTTATGCAGCAAATCGAAGAGAGTGGCGCGACTGAACACATAGATCCCCATTGAGGCGAGATAGGGCTTGTTCCTTGCTGACTCAGCTGACAAGCCAAATCGAGAGGTATCGACGGCCATGGCCTTGAGGGATTCACCCTTGGGCTTTTCACGGAACTCTTGGATGTTGCCATCGCTATCCGTTCGCATGAGACCAAATCCCTCAGCCTGTTCTGCATCAACGGGAAGAGCCGCCACTGTGAGATCAGCACCTGAGCGACGATGGTGCTCCACAAAAAGGCTGTAATCCATACGGTAGAGCTGATCACCAGAGAGGATCAGATATTCATCGACATCCCATTCCTGAAACAACCACTGATATTTACGAACTGCATCCGCAGTCCCCTCAAACCATGAAGGACTTTCTGGGGTCTGCTGTGCGGCAAGAACTTCTACAAAACCTTGACCAAAGGCAGCACTGAGGTTGTAGCTCTGTCCAAGGTGCCGATTCAGAGAAGCGCTGTTGAACTGCGTCAACACATACATCTTGTTGATGCTGGAGTTAATGCAGTTGCTGATTGGGATGTCAATCAGACGATATTTGCCTGCAAGAGGTACGGCCGGCTTGGCCCGCATCTTGGTGAGGGGGTAGAGGCGCGTTCCAGCTCCTCCCCCGAGAATGATGGCCAAAACACGCTTCATGCCGCCCCCGCAAATCGGCGTTGCGCAGCAAACTTACCGGACGGTTGGCCATCTAAAGCTGTCTGCTGCGAAGATCCAACAAGACTTCTGCAAATCAAGACGCAACCAGAATTTGGCATAGAACTACCCATTCTCTAGTGGTGGATCTAACTCAAACAAACTCGCCACCACACGCAGAGCCTGTTGCCGCTCTGGACGAGCCTGAGGAGCCCGTAGCTGAGTGACTGGGGTATGGAGAATTTTGTTAATGATTCCTTTGCTTAAAGCCTCAACGACTTTGCGCTCTCGAGCAGAGAAATCAGGCCCCATACGACTGAGCGCTTTTTGTAATTCCTCTGCACGAATAGCCTCAAGGGTCGCCCTTAAGCGATTAATGGTTGGCACAGCTTCAAGACTGTCCCACCACTCTAAAAACAGACGCGTCTCTTCTTGGAGCACAACCTCTGCTTCTTTGGCCATCTGTTGGCGGGCCTCCTGATTACGAGACACTACCTCATGCAAATCATCCACATCATGGGACTCAACACCGGGTACATCGACCACATCTGAGGCGATGTTGCGCGGCACGCCGATGTCAATCAGACGAAGAAAACTGCGGCGCTTGAGCTGCTTGAGCAGAGATGCATCAACAATCGGATCGTCAGCAGCCGTACTGGTAAATACCAATGAACAGGTACTTAGACAATGGTTCAAATCATCAAGGGGGCGACACTCAACGGGGAGCTCAGGGAAATCAGCCGATAGATCCTCAGCTCGTTGCCGCGTGCGGTTCAGCAACATCACCCCAGAACAACCTTTCGCCTGAAGATGTTGAAGCAGTAGTCGGCTCATCCGCCCCGCACCCACTACTGCGACCAACTCAGATTCCAGAGTCATCAACTGATCTTCCCCTTGCGCCTGGCCAAGTTTCAGTTGGGCTAACTCCACAGCCGCAGAACTAATTGAGACAGCCCCCGTACCCAGATTGGTTTCACTGCGAACTCGTTTGCCAGTACTGACTGCCTGAGTGAGCAGACGGTTAAGAATCGGGCCCATGGATTTGTGCTCCTGCCCCAATCGCACCATCTTCTTCACCTGGGAAAGGATCTGCCCTTCTCCTAAAACCAGACTGTCCAGACCCGCAGCCACCCTCATCAAGTGGGCTACTGCTTCATCGTGATGAAAGTTGAACAGATGGGGGGAAAGATCTTCCGTTGCCAAACCTGAATGTTGGCCTAGAAAATCACTGATGGCGGAGATACCTCGTTCAGGGTGACGAACCAAGGTGTAAATCTCAAGCCGATTGCAGGTGCTAAGGATCGAAACCTCAAGGATTTGATCGTTGCCGCGAAGAGTTTGCAGGGAGGTCTCCATGGTTTGCTCAGGGATGCTGAGCTTTTCACGGATTTCCACCGGCGCCGTGCGATGACTTAAGCCGACGACGGCAATGTGCATGGAGACGTCCCTTAGATCTTGTCTTGGATGGTTAGCTCAGAGCGATGCTCTTAGCTCCATCCTTGATATGCACGGTATTGGTAAACCGAGCTGTGTTGTCAAGAGTGCTGATCACCAAGCTGCTAGTGCGTGTGCAGTCAGGCTCGAACTTAACTCCATGGAACAACAGTCCATCAGTGATCCCACTACCCGCAAAAACAACATTTTTGCCGGAAGCCAGTTCTTCGGCTTCATAGATCTTGTCAACATCAGTAATGCCCATCTCATTGAGGCGGGCAATGTTGCCTTCCTTTGTGTAATCGGCCCATTCACTGGTTTGAGCAATGGCGGGGTCATACACCAGCTGGCCCTGAAAGTGACCACCGAGAGCACGCATTGCGGCAGCTGAAATCACACCCTCAGGAGCAGCACCGATGCCCATTAGACAGTGGGTGCCGGTGCCGGCAAACCCACAGGCAATGGCAGCTTGAACATCTCCATCTGAGATGGGTTGAACACGTGCACCAGTGGCTCGTATCTCAGAAATCAGGCCTTTGTGACGAGCTCGATCCATCACGACAATGGTGAGTTCACTCACGGCAAGCCCAAGACACTGGCTAAGGATGTTGATGTTCTCGGTGGCAGATTTGCGAATGTCCACCTTGCCTTTCGCTGACGGGGGGGCCGCTAACTTTTTCATGTAAAAGTCAGGAGCATTGAAAAGGCCACCGCGATCAGATGCGGCCAGTACAGCCATCGAACCTCGCTGGTTGTTGGCGCAAAGATTGGTGCCTTCGCAGGGATCGACGGCAAAGTCAACGCCTGGGCCGCTGCCGCTGCCAACCTCTTCGCCGATATAAAGCATCGGGGCTTCGTCGCGCTCCCCCTCACCGATGACGATGCGACCCTGCATTTGGATTTGCCCCATCCGCTTGCGCATGGCTTCAACAGCTGCTGCATCGGCTTCGTCTTTCTTGCCGAGACCAGTCAGATGTGCCGACGCAATGGCAGCTTGCTCAACGACCTCGAGAATTTCCTGAATAAGAGTGCGATCCACTGGTATGCGGCGGTGGGGATGGGTGTGACGACCAAAGAAACGAGCAGGGCTGGACTGAATTCACGGGTCAGCGTTATACGCTGATCATGTGAAAGGACCCGATGCCGCAGGGGTTCTCGGCTCTAAAGCGCTGCTCACTGTATCAGTGCCGGCAACAACGAGAATGCCCATACAGCCGATTCCTAGAATCGCCCACTCCCTAACCCCGATCGATGAGCACGAAGCCCCTGGTAATCGCCCCCTCGATCCTCTCTGCCGATTTCTCCCGCCTAGGAGAAGACGTGCAGGCTGTAGATCAAGCCGGCGCAGACTGGATTCATGTGGATGTCATGGACGGCCGATTCGTGCCAAATATCACGATTGGTCCTCTGATCGTTGAAGCACTAAGGCCTGTGACCAGTAAGCCCCTAGATGTCCACTTGATGATCGTGGAACCAGAAAGGTATGTAGGAGATTTCGCAAAAGCAGGTGCAGATCACATCTATGTGCAGGTTGAAGCCTGTCCACACCTTCACCGCAACCTTGCGCAAATCAAGGATCTCGGTAAGAAAGCAGGTGCAGTACTCAACCCAAGCACACCTCTGGACACCCTTGAGTACTGCCTGGAGCTATGTGATCTAGTCCTGATTATGAGCGTCAACCCAGGCTTTGGTGGGCAAAGCTTCATCGACAATCAAGTGCAAAAGATCCGCGAGCTGCGTCGTATTTGCGACGAACAGGGTCTCGATCCCTGGATCGAAGTCGATGGAGGTATCAAGGCCGACAATGCCTGGAAAGTGATCGAAGCTGGCGCCAATGCGATTGTGAGCGGGTCTGGCGTGTTCAATCAGCCCGACTACGCCGAAGCTATCCGAGGCATCCGTAATAGCAAACGTCCTGAAGGTGTTGTGGTCTGAAGTAATAGATGCAGCAATAACTGCATCTATTGCCTATTAGTCTTGTGGGGATTGTTGCTAATAAGAACAGATCAATATCACAAGATTAGGCTTCAAAGAACCAGCCGTAGCTGTGCAAACCAATCCCTAACAGATTCACACCGATATAACAAACAACGATCACAACGATGCCTGCCACGGCAACTAAAGCCGGACGTCTCCCGCTCCACCCACGACTGAAACGTGTATGCAGATAGGCCGCATAAACCATCCAACAAATTAGAGCCCAGGTTTCCTTTGGATCCCAACTCCACCAGCTCCCCCAGGCCTCATTGGCCCAAACGGCACCACTGATCAAGCCAAGCGTGAGCAACAAAAAGCCAACCGTAATCGTGCGATAACTAAGACTGTCCAATTGTTCAGTGCGGCTCAAGTTGATTGAACTCAGGCGCAGGCCATCACTCTGATCCATAGAAGATGTGGCTAGCTTTGCCTGACGAAAGCCTCCTGTTCCAATTGAACTGCTGCGTAGCTCCAAAGTTTGCTGGCGATCAGTAAATAGAACCGCCATTGATAAGAAAGAACC from Prochlorococcus marinus str. MIT 9313 includes these protein-coding regions:
- the glpX gene encoding class II fructose-bisphosphatase, whose translation is MDRTLIQEILEVVEQAAIASAHLTGLGKKDEADAAAVEAMRKRMGQIQMQGRIVIGEGERDEAPMLYIGEEVGSGSGPGVDFAVDPCEGTNLCANNQRGSMAVLAASDRGGLFNAPDFYMKKLAAPPSAKGKVDIRKSATENINILSQCLGLAVSELTIVVMDRARHKGLISEIRATGARVQPISDGDVQAAIACGFAGTGTHCLMGIGAAPEGVISAAAMRALGGHFQGQLVYDPAIAQTSEWADYTKEGNIARLNEMGITDVDKIYEAEELASGKNVVFAGSGITDGLLFHGVKFEPDCTRTSSLVISTLDNTARFTNTVHIKDGAKSIALS
- the ilvD gene encoding dihydroxy-acid dehydratase, with translation MLRSAAITKGTQRSPNRAMLRAVGFGDEDFNKPIIGIANGYSTITPCNIGLNDLARRSEEAARQAGAMPQMFGTITVSDGISMGTEGMKYSLVSREVIADSIETACNAQSMDGVLAIGGCDKNMPGAMIALARMNIPGVFVYGGTIKPGKLADRDLTVVSAFEAVGQHASGKINEEQLTAIEKNACPGAGSCGGMFTANTMSAAIETLGLSLPYSSTMAAEDEEKANSAARSAEVLVDAIKANICPRDLLTKNAFENAISVVMAVGGSTNAVLHLLAIARSAGVDLCIDDFERIRQRVPVICDLKPSGRYVTVDLHNAGGIPQVMKQLLDAGLLHGDCRNVEGKTLRELLKDVPSEPSAEQDVIHPLSKPVYAKGHLAILKGNLASEGCVAKISGIKTPVLTGPARVFESEEACLAAILNNKVKAGDVVVIRNEGPVGGPGMREMLAPTSAIVGEDLGDKVALITDGRFSGGTYGLVVGHVAPEAAVGGMIGLVQEGDSITIDANQLLIQLNVEKDELERRSSAWEKTQPRYQTGVLGKYARMVSSASNGAVTDQP
- the pgl gene encoding 6-phosphogluconolactonase, with product MTTYKVERASDPEDLARRAAQKLASHIDLVLDQRDRVQIALSGGSTPAIAYRLLGQERLPWDRVDVFLGDERWVDARDDASNARMLRTTLLAEGPGSQAAFHPVPTVELPNPEASAEAYAKLVQETCAGDPPVFDLMVLGLGEDGHTASLFPGTDAPAVVDRWATVGKGKGLERITLTAPVLSSAREVIFLVSGVGKQVALKRLLDSAESAERTPARLVQPRSPILVLADEAALLG
- the gndA gene encoding NADP-dependent phosphogluconate dehydrogenase; translated protein: MSKAHFGLIGLGVMGENLVLNAERNGFSSVVYNRTYAKTEEFLKGLGSDKAIQGAKDLQDFVDKLERPRRILMMIKAGSAIDAVIEQISPYLQEGDLLIDGGNSEFRDTERRVAELESKSFGYIGMGVSGGAKGALEGPSMMPGGTKTSYEAIESLVCKMAAQVEDGPCVTYIGPGGSGHFVKTVHNGIEYGIEQILAEAYDLMKRVGGMTGTQMADVLAQWNATEELSSYLVEITEVCLRTKDPDDGSDLVEKIMDQAGQKGTGLWTVVSALELGASVPTIYASLNGRVMSSMKPQRITAEQILHGSAIKPFDLGSSADGMAPLMDAVVLSCMASYAQGMELLRIASAEYNYNLHLPSIAQIWKGGCIIRSRLLKRIQDAFNADPQLSNLLIDPWFAEQVNRRLPGLAKVVAGAAEAGIPVPCFSSTLDYINSYRTARLPQNLVQAMRDCFGSHTYQRVDKEGTFHTEWLD
- a CDS encoding glutamyl-tRNA reductase → MHIAVVGLSHRTAPVEIREKLSIPEQTMETSLQTLRGNDQILEVSILSTCNRLEIYTLVRHPERGISAISDFLGQHSGLATEDLSPHLFNFHHDEAVAHLMRVAAGLDSLVLGEGQILSQVKKMVRLGQEHKSMGPILNRLLTQAVSTGKRVRSETNLGTGAVSISSAAVELAQLKLGQAQGEDQLMTLESELVAVVGAGRMSRLLLQHLQAKGCSGVMLLNRTRQRAEDLSADFPELPVECRPLDDLNHCLSTCSLVFTSTAADDPIVDASLLKQLKRRSFLRLIDIGVPRNIASDVVDVPGVESHDVDDLHEVVSRNQEARQQMAKEAEVVLQEETRLFLEWWDSLEAVPTINRLRATLEAIRAEELQKALSRMGPDFSARERKVVEALSKGIINKILHTPVTQLRAPQARPERQQALRVVASLFELDPPLENG
- a CDS encoding CIA30 family protein, with translation MDLMPEASVQVQLNDFNSWSSLNDTIMGGSSQAACRVTSEGLILEGELVEQDGGFVSCRSPLLTPPLDLSSYRALQVEVNGDGRTLKLALGSRSGLFGLTERFYGGLRWVAQLPTKTSGTTSIEIPFSTLKPTVLAQPLAMPLRLIRFDASSINQVQLLHSKFGQPGELNPEFRPGPIRVLLRSIKAIH
- the ccsB gene encoding c-type cytochrome biogenesis protein CcsB, whose product is MFGVTLAELSASLGDPVLALGLAAFALLLLAIPISFWMVSGGSNSAVVTLLVALANLVLTAQLVLRWWQSGHFPISNLYESLCFLAWACTLAQLLVERSLSSPIVSAAATPMALLCVAFASFALPETLQEASPLVPALRSSWLVMHVSVIMCSYAALLVGSFLSMAVLFTDRQQTLELRSSSIGTGGFRQAKLATSSMDQSDGLRLSSINLSRTEQLDSLSYRTITVGFLLLTLGLISGAVWANEAWGSWWSWDPKETWALICWMVYAAYLHTRFSRGWSGRRPALVAVAGIVVIVVCYIGVNLLGIGLHSYGWFFEA
- the rpe gene encoding ribulose-phosphate 3-epimerase — its product is MSTKPLVIAPSILSADFSRLGEDVQAVDQAGADWIHVDVMDGRFVPNITIGPLIVEALRPVTSKPLDVHLMIVEPERYVGDFAKAGADHIYVQVEACPHLHRNLAQIKDLGKKAGAVLNPSTPLDTLEYCLELCDLVLIMSVNPGFGGQSFIDNQVQKIRELRRICDEQGLDPWIEVDGGIKADNAWKVIEAGANAIVSGSGVFNQPDYAEAIRGIRNSKRPEGVVV
- a CDS encoding glucose-1-phosphate adenylyltransferase, yielding MKRVLAIILGGGAGTRLYPLTKMRAKPAVPLAGKYRLIDIPISNCINSSINKMYVLTQFNSASLNRHLGQSYNLSAAFGQGFVEVLAAQQTPESPSWFEGTADAVRKYQWLFQEWDVDEYLILSGDQLYRMDYSLFVEHHRRSGADLTVAALPVDAEQAEGFGLMRTDSDGNIQEFREKPKGESLKAMAVDTSRFGLSAESARNKPYLASMGIYVFSRATLFDLLHKNPSHKDFGKEVIPEALARGDRLQSYVFDEYWEDIGTIGAFYEANLALTQQPNPPFSFYDEKFPIYTRPRYLPPTKLVDAQITESIIGEGSILKSCSIHHCVLGVRSRVESDVVLQDSLVMGSDFYESSEERTLLRQGGGIPLGVGQGTTVKGAILDKNTRIGNNVTIVNKDHVEEADRADEGFYIRNGIVVVVKNATISDGTVI